The following coding sequences lie in one Candidatus Zixiibacteriota bacterium genomic window:
- a CDS encoding phosphoglycerate kinase codes for MNKLSIKNINFAGRRVLVRVDFNVPLDDKQHITDDRRIVGSLPTIKKIIGDGGRVILCSHLGRPKGKAVPEMSLKPVAVRLSELLKTEVRMAPDCVGDMVDAMVDALENGDVLLLENLRFHKEETDNDPEFAKRLAALADIYVNDAFGSAHRAHASTEGVTKYFKQSAAGYLMEKELDYLGRALAQPKRPFAAILGGAKISGKIDVITNLMDKTEAIIIGGGMVFTFFKAMGKAIGKSLCEDDKIALAKDILKKAGEKKIKLIFPVDFVVAKEISDTAETSVVGVDSIPDWGMGLDIGPETVKAFKRELGQAKTVLWNGPMGVFEHEKFATGTMAIARMLADLTAGGAVTIVGGGDSAAAVSHCGLDDKLSHISTGGGASLEFLEGKILPGVAALTDA; via the coding sequence ATGAATAAGCTGTCTATAAAAAATATCAATTTTGCCGGACGGCGGGTGCTGGTCCGGGTGGATTTCAATGTTCCTCTCGATGATAAACAGCATATCACCGATGACCGCCGGATTGTCGGTTCACTGCCGACTATCAAGAAAATCATCGGCGATGGCGGCCGGGTAATTCTCTGCAGTCATCTGGGACGTCCCAAGGGCAAAGCGGTTCCCGAAATGTCGCTCAAGCCGGTAGCCGTCAGATTATCAGAATTATTGAAGACCGAGGTCAGGATGGCTCCCGATTGTGTCGGAGATATGGTCGACGCCATGGTTGATGCACTCGAGAACGGCGATGTCCTGCTTCTGGAAAACCTCCGTTTTCACAAGGAGGAGACCGATAACGATCCAGAGTTTGCCAAAAGATTGGCCGCGCTGGCTGATATATATGTCAATGATGCTTTCGGTTCGGCACATCGGGCGCACGCTTCAACCGAGGGAGTGACCAAATATTTCAAACAGTCCGCGGCCGGTTACCTGATGGAAAAAGAGCTTGACTATCTCGGTCGCGCCCTGGCCCAGCCCAAACGCCCCTTTGCGGCCATCCTGGGCGGTGCCAAAATATCGGGTAAGATCGATGTTATCACCAATCTTATGGATAAAACCGAGGCCATTATTATCGGCGGGGGAATGGTGTTTACCTTCTTCAAGGCGATGGGAAAGGCCATCGGCAAGTCGCTGTGTGAGGATGATAAAATTGCCCTGGCCAAAGACATTCTCAAAAAGGCCGGGGAGAAGAAAATCAAGCTGATTTTCCCGGTCGATTTTGTGGTGGCCAAAGAAATATCCGATACGGCCGAGACCTCGGTGGTCGGGGTCGACAGTATCCCGGATTGGGGAATGGGGTTGGATATCGGGCCGGAAACGGTGAAAGCCTTTAAAAGGGAACTGGGGCAGGCCAAGACGGTTCTCTGGAACGGCCCTATGGGTGTTTTTGAGCATGAAAAATTCGCCACCGGAACTATGGCGATTGCCCGGATGCTGGCGGATCTCACTGCCGGGGGGGCGGTTACCATAGTCGGGGGCGGCGATTCGGCCGCGGCGGTAAGTCATTGCGGCCTTGATGATAAGCTGTCGCATATTTCCACCGGAGGTGGAGCCTCCCTGGAATTCCTGGAAGGGAAAATCCTGCCGGGTGTGGCGGCCCTGACCGATGCCTGA